A DNA window from Argopecten irradians isolate NY chromosome 10, Ai_NY, whole genome shotgun sequence contains the following coding sequences:
- the LOC138333910 gene encoding collagen alpha-1(XII) chain-like, whose product MLVHLVVAVSVFLLDGVVSTTTPTTGDKPCAPMDVVFLLDSSQKVYGDDFDKQLEFANTMVDQLDIGSGPSQTRVGVISIGYTYLLQFYLRTHQTKEEVKTAIRQIRHRYSYETNIGSSIRFMTQYMFRPFFGGRRDATRVAIVITDGGSTDAKSTRFEALLARKKGVKIFAIGVGEQNEEELFSIGSKPKDNYVFTVDSFDDLQSVIPNLPRTSCELSSLATRRPAPTKRFTFAPLNFNAFKVLPTKARVQIAAQSSTTSLKTTEATTTEVLTTQGHVSTGIFSSESTTHQQVSETQTTTESIQEETTTSKPSTQAPTSTSPDSSSSTTESPSTQAPTSTAKNPSTESPTTTTTILSTNVPTSTTNAPSTAAPTSTTNAPSTNAQTSSTNVQSTNASTATTDTPSTPEPTTTDSPSTQEPTSAKVITSTPAPTTPGPDPSTMESDVPSTQVPTSTTNIPSTAAPTSRLTDSPTTTDAAPSTGAPTTPNPPTSSSMSSPTSKPLARVSPKVLNQPAELAYKGGLSEMSLSNEPVEINNAPTKPVSEGKYYKYLKKLFKDKKPLERMTVGNDITNVLSGNNGKWAPASRMKTNDAMAENDMRIWSMMMQQPAQRPSRRYNRLSPDVTIADEPKQYCGGKDADVFFALDSSNSIWPEDFRKQIEFVTSLIDTFDFRNNKTRVGIIVYSTDIYMKVSLQSGWTKEQIKRQLNNTEYISGLTNTSDAIRFIRMYGFTQANERENAIKIAIILTDGISRDPISTKRESGLSREAGIKLFAIGIGTDVDKTELKRIANDPDDKYVFHVSSFAALATIRSLVAVSACGVVPDQPSNLLQCGSNSVADVIFVYDAPGLGARKARLLTSFVHDITRQLQTTSGKLRIGRRSDNCPNSNIDLTTDTDLRAFSNIMFPGIETLLGQLRMAFPNRLDAKNLAVLFVDESTQNIELATRVLKGDLNFHVMVIAIGDMSLARVASDLATYPHNDYLMNIPSYMSLNAYRLEFLQKLCYLITNEVMYLRDARARDSGDL is encoded by the exons ACAAGCCATGCGCCCCTATGGATGTTGTGTTCCTGTTGGACAGCTCACAGAAAGTTTACGGTGACGACTTTGACAAACAGCTTGAGTTTGCCAACACCATGGTCGACCAATTAGATATTGGTTCGGGCCCCAGCCAGACTAGAGTCGGAGTCATCAGTATCGGATATACGTATCTCCTTCAGTTCTACCTACGTACACATCAAACCAAGGAAGAAGTGAAGACTGCGATCAGGCAGATCCGCCATCGGTACTCCTACGAAACCAACATCGGATCATCCATTCGCTTCATGACACAGTACATGTTCAGACCATTCTTTGGCGGCCGACGAGATGCAACACGTGTCGCGATCGTCATCACTGATGGAGGGTCAACGGACGCCAAGAGTACTAGGTTTGAAGCTCTTCTTGCCAGGAAGAAGGGGGTCAAGATATTTGCTATCGGCGTCGGTGAACAGAATGAAGAAGAACTCTTCAGCATTGGCAGCAAACCTAAAGACAACTATGTCTTTACAGTGGATAGCTTTGATGATCTGCAGTCCGTTATACCAAATCTGCCTCGAACCTCATGTGAAT TGTCTTCATTGGCCACACGACGCCCGGCACCAACAAAGAGGTTCACCTTTGCCCCACTCAACTTTAACGCGTTTAAAGTTTTGCCTACAAAGGCACGTGTTCAAATAGCTGCACAGTCTTCGACGACCTCTTTAAAGACAACAGAGGCAACTACTACTGAAGTACTCACCACACAGGGACATGTATCTACTGGAATTTTCTCTTCTGAATCGACAACACATCAACAAGTTTCCGAAACCCAAACCACAACTGAATCAATACAGGAAGAAACGACTACGAGTAAGCCGTCAACACAAGCTCCGACAAGCACAAGTCCTGATTCTTCCTCATCAACTACAGAAAGTCCGTCCACACAAGCACCAACATCGACGGCAAAGAACCCATCAACAGAATCCCCAACAACTACCACAACGATTCTATCTACAAATGTACCAACATCAACCACCAATGCCCCATCTACAGCTGCACCAACATCAACCACTAATGCCCCATCTACAAATGCGCAAACATCATCCACCAATGTCCAATCTACAAATGCGTCAACAGCGACCACAGATACCCCGTCCACGCCTGAACCAACAACGACTGATAGCCCATCAACACAAGAACCAACATCAGCAAAGGTCATTACTTCAACACCAGCACCGACTACTCCAGGTCCTGATCCGTCAACGATGGAAAGTGATGTCCCGTCTACACAAGTACCAACTTCAACCACTAATATTCCATCTACTGCAGCACCTACTTCTCGTCTTACCGACTCACCAACCACGACCGACGCTGCCCCGTCTACAGGAGCCCCAACAACTCCAAATCCTCCGACGTCATCTTCAATGTCATCACCAACTTCAAAACCTTTGGCAAGAGTTTCTCCCAAAGTCTTGAATCAACCTGCAGAGCTTGCTTACAAAGGAGGTTTATCTGAAATGTCTCTATCTAACGAACCTGTGGAGATCAACAATGCTCCAACGAAGCCAGTGTCAGAGGgcaaatattacaaatatctcAAGAAGCTCTTCAAGGACAAAAAGCCACTGGAGAGAATGACTGTTGGTAATGACATAACGAATGTACTCTCCGGTAATAATGGTAAGTGGGCTCCAGCCTCACGCATGAAGACGAATGATGCTATGGCGGAAAATGACATGAGAATATGGTCAATGATGATGCAGCAGCCTGCCCAAAGGCCTAGCCGTCGCTACAATAGATTGTCACCTGATGTCACTATTGCAGACGAGCCCAAGCAAT ATTGTGGTGGCAAGGACGCAGACGTATTCTTTGCACTTGACTCCTCGAACAGCATCTGGCCAGAAGACTTCAGGAAACAGATTGAATTCGTCACCAGTCTTATCGACACATTTGACTTCAGGAATAACAAAACACGAGTTGGCATCATCGTGTATAGTACCGACATCTACATGAAGGTGTCGCTACAGTCAGGCTGGACCAAAGAACAGATCAAACGACAACTCAATAACACGGAGTACATCAGTGGACTCACAAACACTTCTGATGCCATACGTTTTATCCGTATGTATGGTTTTACACAAGCAAATGAAAGAGAGAACGCAATAAAGATTGCAATAATCCTGACAGACGGCATCTCACGGGATCCCATATCAACGAAGCGCGAATCTGGTCTCAGCAGGGAGGCTGGGATCAAGTTGTTCGCCATAGGAATTGGCACTGACGTCGATAAGACGGAACTCAAGCGAATCGCAAATGACCCGGATGACAAATATGTGTTCCACGTCAGCAGTTTTGCTGCTCTAGCCACAATCAGGAGCCTTGTTGCTGTAAGCGCATGTGGAGTGGTTCCAGATCAACCGAGCAATTTGTTGC agTGCGGCTCAAATTCCGTTGCTGACGTCATATTTGTCTACGACGCTCCCGGTCTTGGTGCCCGAAAGGCAAGACTGCTGACGTCATTTGTTCATGACATCACTCGACAACTACAAACCACCTCTGGAAAGCTGAGGATAGGTCGACGATCCGACAACTGCCCAAATAGCAACATTGACTTGACCACTGATACCGACCTTCGAGCATTCAGCAACATCATGTTTCCTGGCATTGAAACTCTTCTAGGTCAGCTTCGAATGGCGTTTCCAAATAGATTAGACGCCAAGAATTTAGCTGTCTTATTTGTAGACGAGAGTACACAGAACATTGAGTTGGCAACGAGAGTTTTGAAAGGTGACCTCAATTTCCATGTCATGGTCATTGCCATTGGTGATATGTCTCTAGCTCGAGTTGCTAGTGATCTTGCTACCTACCCACACAACGACTACCTGATGAACATACCTTCCTACATGTCGCTTAATGCTTACCGTCTGGAGTTCCTTCAGAAGCTATGCTATCTCATCACAAATGAGGTCATGTATCTACGAGATGCCAGGGCAAGAGACTCCGGTGATCTGTGA